The region TCGGTACATGACCGCCGCGATCGGAGCCAATATTCGACAACTCTACTGCCTCACCGTGCGCGATGGACGGAAGCTTGCGCATCTTCATGCCAATCCCGAGGTGTGCTGGGTATTCGCCGACCCGGAGCAACAGGAGGTGGTGACGCTGTATGGCCACGCTCGCGAGGTCGATGACGCGGTGGGGGCGGACGACTTGTGGGACCGCTTGATCCGCCACGTCGAGCCCTATGGCCTGAACATGCTCGGCCAACAGGAAGGCACCGAATACCGTTTCGTTGAGACGCGCGTGGACGCGGTGGAGTACCTCAACCAGCAGGAAAAGATCCTCCGCCCTCACCGTGTGCAGTTGCATCAGCCAGGCCGCTCGGCCGGCTGCTGCGGCGGCGCCGGCTGCAGTAGTGCGTGAAGATCGGAACTGGTGGACGCCCGTGCCAGTTTGCCAGGAAGCGAGAACCCAATGCACTGTAACAAGCGCGTCATGCTGGACGGCAACGGGGCGGTCGCATCGGTCGCATATCGCATGAATGAGGTCATTGCGATCTACCCGATAACGCCTTCATCGCCGATGAGCGAGTCCGCCGACGCGTGGGCAACGCGCGGTCGACAAAACGTATGGGGCCAGACCCCCAGTGTGGTAGAGATGCAGTCGGAAGCAGGCGTCATCGGCAGCGTGCACGGCGCACTGCAAAGCGGAGCCCTCACGACGACTTTCACCTCGTCGCAGGGGCTGCTGTTGATGATCCCTAACCTTTACAAGATCGCCGGCGAGCTGACGAGTTTCTGTATGCATGTCGCAGCGCGAGCTGTCGCGACGCACGCGCTGTCGATCTTCGGCGACCACTCCGATGTCATGGCTTGCCGACAGACCGGCTGTGTCCTCCTTGCGTCCAACTCGGTACAGGAAGCACACGACCTCGCCTGCATCGGCCAGGTCGCGACGCTTCAAGCACGTCTCCCGGTGATTCACTTCTTCGACGGCTTCCGCACATCCCACGAGATCAACGGCCTCACCCTGCTCAACGATGAGCAATTGCTCGCCATGCTCGATCCGCACACCATCGCTCGCCATCGCGAACGCGCACTCAGCCCTGACACGCCACGCATCCGCGGTACCGCGCAGAATCCCGACGTCTTCTTTCAGGCGCGCGAGGCGAGCAACCGCTTTTACCTCGCATGCCCCGACATCGTGCAGAATGTGATGGACCGCTTCGCCGCGCTCACCGGTCGGCGGTACAGCCTGTTCGAGTACGCCGGCCATCCCGAAGCCGAGGACGTCATCGTCATTATAGGTTCCGCCAGCGAAACGGTGGAACAGACCGTCCGCAGCCTGACCGCAGACGGACGCCGCGTCGGCGTGCTGAAGGTGCGGTTGTATCGCCCGTTTGACGCGGCGCGTTTCGTCTCGGTGTTGCCTGCGTCCGTGCGTCGGCTGGCGGTGATGGACCGCACGAAAGAGCCGGGCGCGGTGGGTGAGCCGTTGTATCAGGATGTGATTGCAGCGCTGACCGAGGACCTGCCCGACGATCGCGTCATGCCACGCGTGATCGGCGGACGCTACGGCCTGGGCAGCAAGGAATTCACGCCGGCGATGGTCAAGGCGATTTATGGCGAACTGCGTCGCTCACGGCCGCGCCGTCACTTCACCGTGGGAATCATGGATGATGTGACCCACCTTTCGCTGCCGATCGACGATTGGTTCGGCCTCGATACCGACGGAGCAACGCAGGCGATTTTCTACGGCCTCGGCGCCGACGGCACGGTGGGCGCCAACAAGAACGCAATCAAGATCATCGGCGAAGAAGCCGGCCTGCACGCGCAAGGCTATTTCGTCTACGACTCAAAAAAGTCCGGCGCGACCACGGTATCGCACCTGCGTTTCGGGCCCAACCCGATTCACGCACCCTATCTGATTCGCTCGGCCGACTTCGTCGCCTGCCATCAGTTCCGCTTCCTCGACAGGCTCGACATACTCGAACACGCCAGATTTGGCGGCACGCTGCTGCTTAACGCCCC is a window of Phycisphaerales bacterium AB-hyl4 DNA encoding:
- a CDS encoding pyridoxamine 5'-phosphate oxidase family protein yields the protein MARESDLLARCASVIQRYPTGMMTTVEPTGMPCSRYMTAAIGANIRQLYCLTVRDGRKLAHLHANPEVCWVFADPEQQEVVTLYGHAREVDDAVGADDLWDRLIRHVEPYGLNMLGQQEGTEYRFVETRVDAVEYLNQQEKILRPHRVQLHQPGRSAGCCGGAGCSSA